In the genome of Acidimicrobiia bacterium, one region contains:
- a CDS encoding YibE/F family protein: MSDSAERGRELERFLEPESIFWLRAAPWLLTGVLAVGVVIGLFLLRPTGAVRPDLAEIGINPHSHEAVVQAVSEHPCDANPSLTCADVVFLLTQGPDSGSEFPMTVVVSPTSPAFAVGERVVLEYQEGASEEFRYAYADRQRRPTLLWLAALFAITVVALGRWRGVAALVGLALSVVVLLAFVIPAILDGRPPVMVAMVGAGAIAYLALYAAHGFSRMTTVALLGTVAALGLTGLLSSVAVAAARFSGLTADEAFILGFAGEFDLSGLILAGVVLGALGAIDDVTVTQASTVWELHEVRPDLGRAGLFRSGLKVGRDHVASTVNTLLLAYAGAAMPLLLFFVLADQSVGSVLNSEMVAVEVVRTLVGSIGLVAAVPITTWLAAVFASEDFAGGRR; the protein is encoded by the coding sequence ATGAGCGACTCCGCAGAGAGGGGACGCGAGCTCGAGCGCTTCCTCGAACCAGAGAGCATCTTCTGGTTGAGGGCGGCGCCTTGGCTGCTCACCGGGGTACTCGCCGTGGGCGTGGTGATCGGCCTGTTCCTGCTGCGACCCACCGGAGCCGTGCGGCCCGATCTCGCCGAGATCGGCATCAACCCGCACAGCCATGAGGCCGTGGTGCAGGCGGTGTCCGAGCACCCGTGCGACGCCAACCCGTCGCTGACCTGTGCCGATGTGGTGTTCCTGCTCACCCAGGGTCCCGATTCCGGATCCGAGTTTCCGATGACGGTGGTGGTCTCGCCCACGTCCCCGGCGTTCGCGGTGGGGGAGAGGGTCGTTCTCGAGTACCAGGAGGGCGCGTCCGAGGAGTTTCGCTACGCGTACGCCGATCGCCAGCGTCGCCCGACGCTTCTGTGGCTGGCGGCGCTCTTCGCCATCACGGTGGTGGCGCTCGGTCGCTGGCGAGGCGTGGCAGCCCTCGTCGGACTGGCTCTCTCGGTCGTGGTACTGCTGGCGTTCGTGATTCCTGCGATCCTCGACGGACGCCCCCCCGTGATGGTGGCGATGGTGGGAGCCGGGGCCATCGCCTACCTGGCCCTCTACGCAGCGCACGGCTTCTCCCGCATGACGACGGTGGCGCTGCTGGGTACCGTCGCCGCGCTCGGCCTGACCGGTCTCCTCTCCTCGGTGGCGGTGGCGGCGGCCCGCTTCAGTGGGTTGACCGCCGACGAGGCGTTCATCCTCGGGTTTGCAGGCGAGTTCGACCTCTCTGGACTCATCCTCGCCGGTGTCGTACTGGGAGCGCTGGGCGCAATCGACGACGTGACCGTCACCCAGGCGTCGACGGTGTGGGAGCTGCACGAGGTTCGCCCCGATCTGGGCCGGGCCGGGCTGTTCAGGTCAGGCCTGAAGGTGGGGCGCGATCACGTCGCCTCCACGGTCAACACCCTTCTCCTCGCTTACGCCGGGGCGGCGATGCCCCTTCTGCTCTTCTTCGTCCTCGCCGACCAGTCGGTAGGGTCGGTCCTCAACTCCGAGATGGTGGCGGTGGAAGTGGTGCGAACCCTCGTGGGCAGTATCGGCCTGGTGGCCGCGGTACCGATCACGACATGGCTGGCGGCGGTGTTCGCTTCCGAGGACTTCGCCGGAGGTCGCAGGTGA
- a CDS encoding PBP1A family penicillin-binding protein → MPKPRLAAGVVIALIATACAVEPIEDPGIGTGDLTTTVYAADGSVLAEWHAEQDRVLVTYDELPRHLVDAVVAIEDRRFWVHNGVDVRAVVRAATENLEAGEVIQGGSTITQQYVKKVLLSDEVTLERKAEEAGLALRIEETFDKTEIFERYANVVYFGEGAYGVGAAARRYFGKTPSQLTLGESALLAGLIASPTLLNPFEDLDAAVARREIVLDAMIELGWVDVSDAIRAAEEPVILAPRGAADRMRFPHFTEEVRRSLLENPALGKTPEERLERLMGGGLAIHTTLVPDQQIAAEAAVSSVLTEDGPQAALVAVDPRTGHVTSLVGGIDYYDPQNPTAQFNLATQGLRQPGSSFKPFVLAAALQEGVDLDSLWPGGRSTTIGSGADAWEVTNHEQAFFPALSLREATVFSVNVPYAHLIDWIGPERVVATARAAGIESELAPVPALALGVEEVTPLEMAAAYGTFANRGIHVDPVLVTRVVAPNGDVLYEHVPTLTRAFSEQVADQITATLTEVVRRGTGQQARIGRPVAGKSGTTEGYHDAWFIGYTPELSAAVWVGYPEGNQAMVAPATPYTVTGGTWPAQIWSRFAIAALSGTAYTPPPDLPPGETVTVRIDLSTGFLAGPLCPRATTADVKVDPRQVPTLVCPIHNPQGVATMEDGTVPDVEFLQILDGLVLLEASGYSTRLVWGAETQYLPGTIIGQFPAPGSTLDRGSSVEIVVAGPEPGTTVPTVVGLHRAEAIARLAAVGLQVQVVTMPAIDGAEPSYRVTAQDPAPGTPAAGPVTIWVND, encoded by the coding sequence ATGCCCAAGCCTCGCCTCGCGGCGGGGGTGGTGATTGCGCTGATCGCCACCGCCTGTGCCGTCGAGCCCATCGAGGATCCGGGGATTGGAACGGGCGACCTCACCACGACGGTTTACGCCGCCGACGGTTCGGTGCTTGCCGAATGGCACGCCGAACAGGACCGCGTCCTCGTCACCTACGACGAGTTGCCGCGACACCTGGTCGATGCGGTGGTCGCCATCGAGGACCGCCGATTCTGGGTCCACAACGGTGTCGACGTTCGGGCGGTCGTCCGGGCAGCCACCGAGAACCTCGAAGCCGGTGAGGTGATCCAGGGCGGTTCCACGATCACCCAGCAGTATGTCAAGAAGGTCCTGCTCTCCGACGAAGTCACCCTCGAGCGCAAGGCCGAAGAGGCGGGCTTGGCGCTGCGCATCGAGGAGACGTTCGACAAGACCGAGATCTTCGAGCGCTACGCCAACGTCGTCTACTTCGGAGAGGGTGCCTACGGCGTCGGTGCCGCCGCTCGTCGCTACTTCGGGAAGACGCCGTCACAGCTCACGCTCGGCGAGTCGGCCCTGCTTGCAGGCTTGATCGCGTCGCCCACCCTCCTGAACCCCTTCGAAGACCTGGATGCCGCCGTGGCCCGCCGGGAGATCGTGCTCGACGCCATGATCGAGCTCGGGTGGGTGGACGTGTCCGACGCCATCCGGGCCGCCGAAGAGCCGGTGATCCTGGCCCCGCGCGGGGCCGCCGATCGGATGCGCTTCCCCCACTTCACCGAGGAGGTCCGCCGCTCACTCCTGGAGAACCCCGCCCTCGGCAAGACGCCGGAGGAACGCCTGGAGCGTCTCATGGGTGGTGGCCTGGCCATCCATACGACCCTGGTACCGGATCAACAGATCGCCGCCGAGGCGGCCGTGTCGTCGGTCCTGACCGAGGACGGGCCGCAGGCGGCCCTCGTCGCCGTCGACCCCCGGACCGGGCATGTCACCTCATTGGTCGGGGGCATCGACTACTACGACCCGCAGAATCCAACGGCGCAGTTCAACCTGGCCACCCAAGGGCTCCGGCAACCGGGCTCGTCCTTCAAGCCGTTCGTCCTCGCCGCCGCCCTTCAGGAAGGCGTCGACCTCGACTCCCTCTGGCCCGGCGGACGGAGTACCACCATCGGTTCCGGAGCCGATGCCTGGGAGGTCACCAACCACGAGCAGGCATTCTTCCCGGCACTCAGCCTGCGTGAGGCCACGGTGTTCTCGGTGAACGTCCCCTACGCCCACCTCATCGACTGGATCGGGCCCGAGCGGGTCGTCGCCACCGCACGGGCGGCGGGCATCGAGAGCGAACTGGCGCCGGTCCCGGCGCTTGCTCTCGGAGTCGAAGAGGTGACCCCTCTGGAGATGGCCGCCGCCTACGGCACCTTCGCCAATAGGGGGATCCATGTCGACCCGGTGCTGGTCACCCGGGTCGTGGCTCCGAACGGTGACGTCCTCTACGAACACGTGCCGACGCTCACCCGCGCCTTCAGCGAGCAGGTTGCCGATCAGATCACCGCCACGCTCACCGAGGTCGTTCGCAGGGGCACCGGACAGCAGGCCCGCATCGGGCGCCCCGTGGCCGGCAAGAGCGGAACCACCGAGGGTTACCACGATGCCTGGTTCATCGGATACACCCCCGAACTCTCCGCAGCGGTGTGGGTGGGCTACCCCGAGGGCAACCAGGCGATGGTCGCTCCCGCCACCCCGTACACCGTCACCGGTGGCACCTGGCCGGCCCAGATCTGGTCCCGGTTCGCCATCGCCGCCCTCTCCGGAACCGCCTACACGCCACCCCCGGACCTACCCCCGGGCGAGACGGTGACGGTTCGAATCGACCTCTCCACCGGATTCCTCGCCGGCCCACTGTGCCCGCGAGCCACGACCGCCGACGTGAAGGTCGACCCGCGTCAGGTTCCCACCCTGGTGTGTCCCATCCACAATCCCCAGGGCGTCGCCACCATGGAAGACGGCACCGTGCCCGATGTGGAGTTCCTCCAGATCCTCGACGGCCTGGTTCTGCTCGAAGCCTCCGGCTACTCGACCCGCCTGGTGTGGGGTGCGGAGACCCAGTACCTGCCGGGGACGATCATCGGGCAGTTCCCCGCTCCCGGTTCCACCCTCGATCGCGGTTCGAGCGTGGAGATCGTGGTCGCCGGGCCCGAGCCGGGCACCACCGTTCCCACAGTGGTCGGCCTCCATCGTGCCGAAGCCATTGCCCGCCTCGCAGCCGTCGGGCTCCAGGTCCAGGTTGTCACCATGCCTGCGATCGACGGTGCCGAACCCTCCTATCGGGTCACCGCCCAGGACCCCGCTCCAGGGACGCCCGCCGCTGGCCCGG
- the tyrS gene encoding tyrosine--tRNA ligase, which yields MTAVLDILAARGFIQDVTDRDGLASLLGDGGVTFYYGADPTSSSLHIGNLIGIMAMAWLQRAGHRPIAVAGGGTGRIGDPSGRDDERELLGEDQIQRNLARIAEQLSRIVDLSSPDTGMVVDNNDWLSRISLLDFLREVGKHFSVNQMIARESVRRRLEEREQGITFTEFSYQLLQAYDFAHLYRTHGCRLQIGGSDQWGNITAGVDLVRRLYGGQAFGLVWPLVERSDGRKFAKSTGEAVWLAADETSPYAYYQWFYNVPDADAGRFLRLYTFLDLDEIEELEAETGRDPAARAAQRRLAEEATRILHGEEGLTRARRASEILFGDEPFALLDDETLKDAFGEAPSTEVPASRLARSLSVIELMVAVGAAESNGEARRLIEQGGVRVNNLPVPDPAAEIGRADLLAGSTVVLRVGKKRYFLARFG from the coding sequence ATGACCGCCGTTCTCGACATCCTCGCCGCTCGGGGCTTCATTCAGGACGTGACCGACCGCGACGGCCTGGCATCGTTGCTCGGGGACGGAGGCGTCACCTTCTACTACGGCGCCGATCCGACCTCGTCCTCTCTGCACATCGGGAACCTCATCGGGATCATGGCGATGGCGTGGCTGCAACGCGCCGGCCACAGGCCGATCGCCGTGGCCGGAGGCGGCACCGGGCGAATCGGAGACCCGTCGGGTCGGGACGACGAACGGGAACTCCTCGGCGAGGACCAGATCCAGAGAAACCTGGCCCGGATCGCCGAGCAGCTCTCCAGGATCGTCGACCTGAGCTCGCCCGACACCGGGATGGTGGTCGACAACAACGACTGGCTGTCGCGCATCTCGTTGCTCGACTTCCTCCGTGAGGTGGGCAAGCACTTCTCCGTCAACCAGATGATCGCTCGGGAGTCGGTGCGCAGGCGCCTCGAGGAGAGGGAGCAGGGAATCACCTTCACCGAGTTCTCCTATCAGCTCCTCCAGGCCTACGACTTCGCCCACCTCTATCGGACTCACGGCTGCCGACTCCAGATAGGCGGCTCCGATCAGTGGGGCAACATAACCGCCGGCGTCGATCTCGTGCGACGGCTTTACGGAGGGCAGGCCTTCGGTTTGGTGTGGCCGCTCGTCGAACGATCGGATGGTCGCAAGTTCGCCAAGTCGACGGGCGAGGCGGTGTGGCTCGCCGCCGACGAGACCAGCCCCTACGCCTACTACCAGTGGTTCTACAACGTCCCCGACGCCGACGCCGGGCGCTTCCTGAGGCTCTACACATTCCTCGATCTCGACGAGATCGAGGAACTCGAGGCCGAGACCGGCCGTGATCCCGCGGCCCGTGCCGCCCAGCGGCGCCTGGCAGAGGAGGCGACCCGGATCCTCCATGGCGAAGAAGGCCTCACCCGCGCCCGACGCGCCTCCGAGATCCTGTTCGGTGACGAACCCTTCGCCCTCCTCGACGACGAGACGCTGAAGGACGCATTCGGCGAGGCGCCGTCCACGGAGGTCCCGGCCTCGCGCCTCGCTCGATCACTCTCCGTGATCGAGCTCATGGTCGCCGTGGGGGCCGCCGAGAGCAACGGCGAGGCACGACGCCTCATCGAACAGGGTGGGGTGCGGGTCAACAACCTACCGGTCCCCGATCCCGCCGCCGAGATCGGGCGGGCCGATCTGCTTGCCGGGTCCACCGTGGTGTTGCGGGTCGGCAAGAAGCGCTACTTCCTCGCCCGATTCGGCTGA
- a CDS encoding glycosyltransferase family 39 protein: protein MPDVLTPAGTGLERVRRSLQTMWRGRPEDPAWVRPTLIGLLALTALAYTWSLDSSGYGNEYYAAAAYSGSQSWTAWLFGSFDSASFISVDKPPSSLWVTGLSVRAFGLSSWSILLPQAVAGVASVGIVYGTVRRWKGPAAGLLSGLALATTPIAVVMFRYNNPDALLTLLLVAAVAVAYGAVEKGSGIRLSLSGVLIGLAFLTKTTQALLVLPAIGIAYLLCAPVSLGRRLAHGVGAMGAAVVSAGWWILLAETSPAAPFFGQTRSGSFLDYILGQNGLDRISGASPGPGGTDPFGGSGGWGRLFNTEVGDQISWLIPLAIAGMVAAVVMARREDRSGWILWSGVLITHLTVFSLMAGVFHPYYSLSMAPAIAALAGAGAVDMWRANREGTRGWWLLPLAVASAGAWAWVLLDRVPEFMPLLGPAVGVAGAIGAVALLWPRRPFPAQPVLAIGVLCAMLVAPLAYGMSSIGVDFSGGDPTAGPAESGQPSPLSTPADSSRPLPPPPGDGGRPYPPPRDAGERYPVPYLPPGQAEDRPTGDAPARPSGGPQRGGRGITGPVSESLIEFLVESHEGETWLVATRGTRPAATIILATGEPVMAMGGFSGGDPTPTSTELVEYITAGRLRFVMVGGDDPLVAEVLERCAVVSPSEYGGQTGVVLYDCISLETVTATE from the coding sequence ATGCCAGATGTCCTGACGCCTGCCGGAACAGGGCTCGAACGGGTCCGCCGGAGCCTGCAGACGATGTGGAGAGGGCGACCCGAAGATCCGGCGTGGGTTCGTCCGACCCTGATCGGCCTCTTGGCCCTGACAGCACTGGCCTACACATGGTCGCTCGATTCCAGCGGATACGGAAACGAGTACTACGCCGCCGCGGCCTACAGCGGATCGCAGAGTTGGACGGCCTGGCTCTTCGGCTCGTTCGACTCCGCCTCGTTCATCTCGGTCGACAAGCCCCCGTCCTCGCTGTGGGTGACCGGCCTGTCGGTTCGCGCCTTCGGCTTGAGCTCGTGGAGCATTCTGCTCCCTCAGGCGGTCGCCGGCGTGGCCAGCGTGGGGATCGTCTACGGGACGGTTCGGCGATGGAAGGGTCCGGCGGCCGGGCTCCTGTCCGGGTTGGCCCTCGCCACCACGCCGATCGCCGTCGTGATGTTTCGCTACAACAATCCCGACGCCCTCCTCACCCTCCTGCTGGTAGCTGCCGTCGCCGTGGCCTACGGCGCAGTCGAGAAGGGCAGCGGCATTCGTCTGTCCTTGTCGGGGGTCCTGATCGGGCTGGCATTCCTCACCAAGACGACCCAGGCCCTGTTGGTGCTCCCGGCGATCGGCATCGCCTACCTGTTGTGTGCTCCGGTGTCTCTCGGCCGCCGCCTCGCCCATGGGGTGGGTGCCATGGGTGCAGCCGTTGTCTCGGCCGGATGGTGGATCCTGCTCGCCGAGACGTCTCCGGCGGCCCCCTTCTTCGGACAGACCAGGAGTGGCTCCTTCCTCGACTACATCCTTGGGCAGAACGGCTTGGACCGGATCTCCGGCGCCTCGCCTGGTCCAGGAGGCACCGACCCCTTCGGTGGCAGCGGTGGATGGGGGCGACTGTTCAACACGGAGGTCGGTGACCAGATCTCGTGGCTGATACCACTGGCCATCGCCGGGATGGTGGCCGCCGTGGTGATGGCACGGCGGGAGGACCGAAGCGGATGGATTCTCTGGAGCGGTGTGCTCATCACTCACCTCACCGTGTTCAGCCTGATGGCAGGGGTGTTCCACCCCTACTACTCGCTTTCCATGGCGCCTGCCATCGCCGCCCTCGCCGGGGCAGGGGCGGTCGACATGTGGCGGGCCAATCGCGAGGGAACCAGAGGGTGGTGGCTGTTGCCCCTCGCCGTGGCTTCCGCGGGAGCATGGGCCTGGGTTCTGCTCGATCGCGTCCCTGAGTTCATGCCCTTGTTGGGGCCTGCAGTCGGGGTGGCCGGCGCCATCGGTGCCGTGGCTCTCCTCTGGCCACGGCGTCCGTTTCCGGCACAGCCGGTTCTCGCCATCGGTGTTCTGTGTGCGATGCTGGTCGCGCCCTTGGCGTACGGCATGAGTTCCATCGGCGTCGACTTCTCCGGCGGGGATCCCACGGCGGGCCCGGCCGAGTCGGGTCAGCCGTCGCCGCTCTCGACACCCGCGGACTCTTCGCGCCCGTTGCCACCGCCTCCTGGTGACGGGGGGCGGCCCTATCCTCCGCCGAGAGATGCCGGCGAGCGCTACCCCGTGCCGTACCTGCCTCCCGGGCAGGCCGAGGATCGGCCAACCGGAGATGCGCCTGCCCGCCCTTCTGGCGGGCCTCAACGAGGCGGACGGGGAATCACCGGACCCGTTTCGGAGTCCCTGATCGAGTTCCTCGTCGAGAGCCATGAGGGTGAGACCTGGCTGGTGGCGACCCGGGGCACCCGGCCGGCGGCGACGATCATCCTCGCCACCGGTGAGCCGGTCATGGCCATGGGCGGCTTCAGCGGTGGCGATCCCACGCCGACCTCGACCGAGCTCGTCGAGTACATCACCGCGGGGCGACTCCGGTTCGTGATGGTGGGCGGTGATGATCCACTGGTGGCCGAGGTGCTCGAGAGGTGTGCCGTGGTCTCGCCGTCCGAGTACGGCGGTCAGACTGGGGTCGTCCTCTACGACTGCATCAGCCTCGAAACCGTCACCGCCACCGAATAG
- the msrB gene encoding peptide-methionine (R)-S-oxide reductase MsrB, with protein MSEFGDEEAWRIRLTPEQYQILRCSATEAPFTGVYWDHHEEGRYRCAGCEQVLFLSDDKYDSGSGWPSFTRPVEESRLTLHRDDSHGMERIEVRCASCGGHLGHLFPDGPNPTGQRYCVNSAALEFEG; from the coding sequence ATGAGCGAGTTCGGCGACGAAGAGGCCTGGAGGATCAGGCTGACGCCAGAGCAGTATCAGATCCTGCGCTGTTCGGCGACCGAGGCGCCGTTCACCGGCGTCTATTGGGATCATCACGAGGAGGGGCGCTATCGCTGTGCCGGTTGCGAGCAGGTGCTGTTCCTCTCCGACGACAAGTACGACAGCGGATCCGGCTGGCCCTCTTTCACTAGGCCAGTCGAAGAGAGCCGGCTCACGCTGCATCGCGATGACAGCCACGGAATGGAGCGCATCGAGGTCAGGTGCGCATCGTGCGGCGGCCACCTCGGCCATCTGTTCCCCGACGGCCCGAATCCGACCGGACAGCGCTACTGCGTCAACTCGGCGGCACTGGAGTTCGAGGGATGA
- a CDS encoding gamma-glutamyltransferase — MPRTAISAPSLLAAEAGAAACIGGGNAVDAAVAATIAGMISEPGIVGPGAGCLITIWEEGSEPVVIDGYVAMPGAAKRPADGVFGSPVDMTYGGGMTTRIGAGSVAVPGAWDALGQAVTRFGAASWRQVMSPAFRLAERGYPLSEAAARYLEHAFLPIFSIDPEMRALLTDGDGRLLQAGEIVTPVGLAETLETIAGEGARTWYEGAIAEKILAIMDLQDGCIGEADLVGYRAEYRTAVRVEVGEWVVATSPAPSIGGPLMAATLLLLDSDRQESAGLYTTDIINALATVQGHRDIRIDHAHDQAAVAMELLREVAIAGRAGLGSSSTIHVSAADDEGRACAITTSAGYGSGVMIPNTGLALNNCLGEIDLYPAGVSGYSPGDRLGSNMAPTVARRGSRTLALGSPGAARIVSSMAQVLAKVTLRGDDVEAAIEAPRLHVEPGPQRLLSVEEPLEVDPTAGFVVRRFPAHSMYFGAVGVAGFDPEGNGLTALADRRRSGDVAIGEG, encoded by the coding sequence TTGCCCCGGACCGCCATCTCCGCCCCATCACTCCTCGCCGCTGAGGCGGGGGCGGCGGCGTGCATCGGAGGCGGGAACGCCGTCGATGCGGCGGTGGCGGCCACGATTGCCGGGATGATCAGTGAACCGGGGATCGTCGGTCCGGGAGCCGGATGCCTCATCACCATCTGGGAGGAAGGCTCGGAGCCGGTCGTCATCGATGGTTACGTCGCCATGCCGGGCGCCGCCAAGAGGCCGGCAGACGGTGTGTTCGGCTCGCCGGTCGATATGACCTACGGCGGCGGCATGACGACGAGGATCGGTGCCGGCTCAGTCGCCGTTCCCGGAGCCTGGGATGCTCTTGGCCAAGCGGTGACGCGGTTCGGTGCCGCCTCCTGGCGTCAGGTCATGAGCCCGGCATTTCGACTGGCTGAGAGGGGTTACCCTCTATCGGAGGCTGCTGCCCGGTATCTCGAGCACGCGTTCCTGCCCATCTTCTCGATCGATCCCGAGATGCGGGCCCTGCTCACCGACGGCGATGGTCGCCTGCTTCAAGCCGGCGAGATCGTCACGCCGGTGGGCCTCGCCGAGACACTCGAGACAATCGCCGGGGAGGGTGCTCGCACCTGGTACGAGGGAGCCATCGCCGAAAAGATCCTTGCCATCATGGACTTGCAGGACGGCTGCATCGGTGAGGCCGATCTCGTCGGCTACCGGGCCGAGTATCGAACCGCGGTCCGCGTGGAGGTGGGGGAGTGGGTGGTGGCAACCAGCCCGGCGCCATCGATCGGGGGCCCGCTCATGGCGGCCACGCTCCTCCTGCTGGATTCCGACCGCCAGGAGTCCGCCGGGCTCTACACCACGGACATCATCAATGCCCTGGCGACGGTTCAAGGGCACCGGGACATCCGGATCGACCATGCCCACGACCAGGCCGCGGTGGCGATGGAGCTGTTGCGCGAGGTCGCCATCGCTGGCCGGGCCGGTCTGGGGTCGTCTTCGACGATCCACGTCTCGGCGGCAGACGACGAAGGACGAGCATGTGCGATCACCACCTCTGCCGGGTACGGCTCCGGGGTGATGATCCCGAACACCGGCCTCGCACTCAACAACTGCCTCGGGGAGATCGACCTCTATCCCGCCGGAGTCTCCGGGTACTCGCCGGGTGATCGCCTCGGATCGAACATGGCGCCGACGGTTGCTCGACGGGGCAGCCGCACGCTGGCGTTGGGTTCTCCGGGGGCGGCCCGGATCGTCTCCAGCATGGCCCAGGTGCTGGCGAAGGTGACTCTGCGGGGCGACGACGTGGAAGCGGCAATCGAAGCGCCGCGGCTCCATGTCGAGCCTGGCCCGCAGAGACTGCTCTCGGTCGAGGAGCCACTCGAGGTGGATCCCACCGCCGGATTCGTGGTTCGTCGGTTCCCGGCACACTCGATGTACTTCGGAGCCGTTGGTGTAGCCGGTTTCGATCCGGAAGGGAACGGCCTGACCGCTCTGGCGGACCGACGCCGCAGCGGTGACGTGGCGATCGGGGAAGGATGA
- a CDS encoding MBL fold metallo-hydrolase: MSEVSVTSLGHDLYLIDAFMHDDAERLACYLFDTPNRVLIECGPSRSIGHLYDALESVGVDDLAVMAVTHIHLDHAGGAGHLAQRFPGAKIGVHSEGARHLVTPARLWNSATRIYGEEGMDTLWGPMEPIPQDRLLILDEGDRIPLGGGRHVEVMHTPGHARHHVVFFEAETGAALIGDAVGISFPHGHIVQPVTPPPDFDPEVVTASLRRIGRRRPAFLGFAHYGPDPDVAHTLEAAERRMWDWVGWVEAAASDDGDLSEAMRAWVLADYRAQGFDPVDIDTLDRNTFWPMQAAGIERWLASRT; this comes from the coding sequence ATGAGCGAAGTATCGGTGACATCTCTTGGGCACGATCTGTACCTGATCGATGCCTTCATGCACGACGATGCGGAGCGCCTCGCCTGCTATCTGTTCGACACCCCCAACCGCGTCCTCATCGAATGCGGGCCGTCGCGCTCGATCGGCCACCTCTACGACGCACTCGAGTCGGTGGGCGTCGACGATCTAGCCGTAATGGCGGTCACCCACATCCACCTGGATCATGCGGGAGGGGCAGGTCACCTCGCCCAGAGGTTCCCCGGCGCCAAGATCGGAGTCCACTCCGAAGGAGCCCGCCACCTGGTCACCCCGGCGCGTCTGTGGAACTCGGCCACCCGCATCTACGGCGAGGAGGGAATGGACACACTCTGGGGTCCAATGGAGCCGATACCGCAGGATCGACTTCTGATCCTCGACGAGGGAGATCGTATCCCTCTGGGAGGCGGCAGACATGTCGAGGTGATGCACACACCCGGGCACGCTCGCCACCACGTGGTGTTCTTCGAGGCGGAGACGGGAGCAGCGCTCATCGGGGACGCAGTCGGGATCTCCTTTCCGCATGGGCACATCGTGCAGCCGGTGACCCCTCCGCCGGACTTCGATCCCGAGGTGGTGACCGCCAGTCTGCGACGCATCGGCCGCAGACGCCCTGCATTCCTCGGCTTCGCCCACTACGGCCCGGACCCGGATGTGGCGCACACTCTCGAGGCCGCCGAACGGCGGATGTGGGACTGGGTCGGTTGGGTCGAGGCCGCCGCCTCAGATGACGGCGACCTGTCCGAGGCGATGCGCGCCTGGGTCCTGGCCGACTACCGGGCACAGGGATTCGATCCTGTCGACATCGACACGCTGGATCGCAACACGTTCTGGCCGATGCAGGCAGCAGGCATCGAGCGCTGGCTGGCGTCACGCACTTGA
- a CDS encoding single-stranded DNA-binding protein yields MDLNLVVLAGRLAAPPEIRQFESGTRLARYLVTVRTEEPVRRVDVVPVTLWDPADELVDADPAPGTRVWVAGSVQRRFWSATEGRRSRLEVVADQVCLRDSDTEGEPT; encoded by the coding sequence ATGGACTTGAACCTCGTGGTGCTCGCTGGTCGCCTGGCGGCCCCACCCGAGATCCGGCAGTTCGAGAGCGGAACCCGCTTGGCGCGCTATCTGGTGACGGTTCGCACCGAGGAGCCGGTGAGGCGCGTCGATGTGGTGCCAGTCACCCTTTGGGATCCTGCCGACGAGCTGGTCGATGCCGACCCGGCCCCTGGGACACGGGTGTGGGTCGCCGGTTCAGTTCAGCGGCGGTTCTGGAGCGCAACCGAGGGACGCCGCAGCCGCCTGGAGGTCGTCGCCGATCAGGTGTGCCTGCGGGACTCCGACACCGAAGGCGAGCCGACCTGA
- a CDS encoding RidA family protein, translated as MTRIESLDPEGHHRPVRGYYSQTMRVESGPLVFVSGTAPLDAGGRLVGPGDASVQARAVLENLRVALQAHGAELSDLVSLDVFLAQAADYEAVGAVRSEFFPYAGPTGILVVGAMPPLPGVLVTMRGIAAPG; from the coding sequence GTGACCAGGATCGAGTCGCTGGATCCCGAAGGTCACCACCGTCCGGTGCGGGGCTACTACTCGCAGACGATGCGGGTGGAGTCGGGACCGCTGGTGTTCGTGTCGGGTACGGCGCCGCTCGACGCCGGCGGGAGGCTGGTCGGCCCCGGTGATGCCTCTGTTCAGGCCCGAGCCGTGCTCGAGAACCTCCGGGTGGCCCTGCAGGCCCACGGAGCCGAACTATCGGATCTGGTCTCCCTCGATGTGTTCCTCGCCCAGGCCGCCGACTATGAGGCGGTGGGAGCGGTTCGCTCCGAGTTCTTTCCGTATGCGGGGCCCACGGGGATCCTGGTCGTGGGAGCGATGCCGCCGCTCCCCGGCGTCCTGGTGACGATGCGGGGCATCGCCGCACCGGGTTGA